A genomic stretch from Microbacterium proteolyticum includes:
- a CDS encoding ABC transporter substrate-binding protein, with protein sequence MTQHPPRHRHRRRAALAAAVALSLTLLAGCAGTGAASGGADAGPTEGGDAVFLINSLGTSWVPNESSISSYQGNIWGQVTDKLVYVDDSGAVSPWVAESWEQNTDATSFTLRLKEGVTFSDGTPLDAAAVVTNLDYWAFGAPDKGITPIGLFPKTYQKATAVDEQTVEVTFSAPTLGFIPTLGYHGSILVSPKTLALSKEEQGDLDNFSGSGPFTIKSWADGDDVVLAKRDDYAWGPEAIGHTGAPYLDTLTYKQVAESSTRIGALTSDQAQVIYNIQPSELEGLTDRGFEVGLPRYLGFTNGYRVNVQAAPFDDVRVRQALQHGIDRQQILDTVYTDGWQAAQGLIQSNVPEATDHSGDFAFDADKAAALLDEAGWVAGADGKRTKNGQPLAVTLYANPYLATSASIDELVAQQLGALGFAVTVQTYDVATFGEKVKNDASTPLYEITRSFIDVGTVASILTSANKGENWFGLGETDPTLNDLRDRIARATDLDTRAAAVDELQTYVLQQGLFVPITQIVQRIYVQSPKLQGVTYNGVAIAGYAAAYLQK encoded by the coding sequence ATGACACAGCATCCGCCCCGCCACCGACACCGTCGGCGCGCCGCCCTCGCCGCGGCCGTCGCCCTCTCGCTCACGCTGCTCGCCGGCTGCGCGGGAACCGGAGCCGCGTCCGGCGGGGCCGACGCCGGTCCCACCGAGGGGGGTGACGCGGTCTTCCTCATCAACTCGCTCGGGACGAGCTGGGTGCCCAACGAGAGCTCGATCTCGAGCTACCAGGGCAACATCTGGGGCCAGGTGACCGACAAGCTCGTGTACGTCGACGACAGCGGTGCCGTGTCGCCGTGGGTCGCGGAGAGCTGGGAGCAGAACACGGATGCCACGTCGTTCACGCTGCGCCTCAAGGAGGGCGTCACGTTCTCCGACGGCACCCCGCTCGACGCGGCCGCGGTCGTGACCAATCTCGATTACTGGGCGTTCGGGGCCCCCGACAAGGGCATCACGCCGATCGGGCTCTTCCCGAAGACCTACCAGAAGGCGACGGCGGTCGACGAGCAGACGGTCGAGGTGACCTTCAGCGCGCCCACCCTCGGCTTCATCCCGACGCTCGGCTACCACGGCTCGATCCTCGTCTCGCCCAAGACCCTCGCGCTGTCGAAGGAGGAGCAGGGCGACCTCGACAACTTCTCGGGGTCGGGTCCCTTCACGATCAAGAGCTGGGCCGACGGTGACGACGTGGTCCTGGCCAAGCGCGACGACTACGCCTGGGGGCCGGAGGCGATCGGTCACACCGGGGCGCCCTACCTCGACACCCTCACGTACAAGCAGGTGGCCGAGTCCAGCACGCGCATCGGCGCGCTGACGTCCGACCAGGCGCAGGTGATCTACAACATCCAGCCGAGCGAACTGGAGGGTCTCACCGACCGCGGCTTCGAGGTCGGTCTTCCCCGTTACCTCGGCTTCACCAACGGCTACCGCGTGAACGTGCAGGCCGCACCGTTCGACGACGTGCGGGTGCGACAGGCGCTGCAGCACGGCATCGACCGTCAGCAGATCCTCGACACCGTCTACACCGACGGCTGGCAGGCTGCCCAGGGCTTGATCCAGAGCAACGTTCCCGAGGCCACCGACCACTCGGGCGACTTCGCGTTCGACGCGGACAAGGCCGCCGCCCTCCTCGACGAAGCGGGCTGGGTGGCCGGAGCCGACGGGAAGCGCACGAAGAACGGGCAGCCCCTCGCGGTGACGCTGTACGCCAACCCGTACCTCGCCACCTCGGCATCCATCGACGAGCTCGTCGCGCAGCAGCTCGGCGCCCTCGGCTTCGCCGTCACGGTGCAGACCTACGACGTGGCGACCTTCGGCGAGAAGGTCAAGAACGACGCGTCGACGCCGCTGTACGAGATCACCCGCTCGTTCATCGACGTCGGAACCGTCGCCAGCATCCTCACCAGCGCCAACAAGGGTGAGAACTGGTTCGGACTCGGCGAGACCGACCCGACGCTGAACGACCTGCGCGACCGCATCGCGCGGGCCACCGACCTCGACACGCGCGCCGCCGCCGTCGACGAACTGCAGACGTACGTGCTGCAGCAGGGGTTGTTCGTTCCGATCACCCAGATCGTGCAGCGCATCTACGTGCAGAGCCCGAAGCTGCAGGGCGTCACCTACAACGGTGTCGCCATCGCCGGCTACGCCGCGGCGTACCTGCAGAAGTGA